The region TGCAAGTATCGAAGAGGCGCTGGAAGATATAAGGGAGGGGAAAATAGTTATAGTTGTTGATGATAAAGATAGAGAAAATGAGGGAGATATGGTTGTTGCTGCTGAAAAAGTTACACCTGAACATATTAACTTCATGGCAACCTATGCTAGAGGTTTAATATGTCTCTCGCTTACAAGGAAAAGAGTAGAGGAGTTAAGGATTCCGGATTTTGGCGGTATAAATACCTCAAGGATGGGCACTCCCTTTGTAGCTCCAATTGATGCAAAAAAGGGTATTACAACTGGTTCTTCTGCCTTTGATAGAGCAAGGACCATAAAAGTAGCTATAGATCCTAATACAGTTCATGAAGATCTTGCTATACCCGGACATGTTCACGTTTTAAGAGCTCACGATGGTGGTGTTTTAAGAAGGGCAGGACACACTGAAGCAGCTGTAGATCTTGCAAGGTTAGCAGGATTATATCCAGCAGGAGTGCTCTGTGAAATAATGGATGATGACGGCACAATGGCCAGATTACCTAAACTCTTTGAGTTAGCTGAAAGGTTTAACTTAAAAGTTATTACAATTGAGGATTTAATTAGATATAGGTTAAAAAGAGATAGGCTCATAAAAAGAGTAGCAAGTGTATTTTTACCAACAAGGTTCGGAAACTTTAAATTATACGCCTATCAAGATATAGTGGAAGAAGATATTCATCTTGTGCTGGTTATGGGAGAGCCTGAGGGAAAAGATAACGTTTTAGTGAGAGTTCACTCCCAGTGTATTACAGGAGATATTTTGCACTCTTTAAGATGTGACTGTGGGGAGCAGTTAGAAAAGGCTTTAGAAATGATAAGAAAGGAGGGTGAGGGAGTTTTGGTTTACATGAGGCAAGAGGGAAGAGGAATAGGTCTTTTAAATAAACTAAAAACTTATGAACTTCAGGAAAAAGGTTTAAATACGGTTGAGGCAAACGAGGCTATAGGTTTTCCCCCTGATATAAGAGACTATGGTATAGGGGCTCAAATTTTACTTGATCTTAATCTCAAAAAAATAAGACTTTTAACTAATAATCCCTCTAAAATCGTTGGACTACAGGGCTATGGAATTGAAATAGTAGAAAGGGTTCCAATAGAGGTTGAGCCTAATGAAAATAATAGAGAATATTTAAAGATCAAGAAAGAGAAAATGGGACACTTTCTTGAGAAAATTCAAAAGGAGGGGATAAAGCTCTAATGCCTGAAATTTTCGGAAATTTAAGAGTTAACAAAGAGGATAGATTTTGTATAATTGTATCGCGCTTTCATTCACATATTACTTTTGAAATGCTAAGGGGGGCCAAAGAGTTTTTAAAAAGATGCGGTGCCGAGGAGGAACAGATTGATGTTTTTATAGTTCCTGGGTCTTTGGAGATAGTCAGTGCCTTTTCATTTTTGAAGGATAAATTTCCAAAAAGATATAACGCTTGCTTAGTTATCGGAGCTGTTATAGAGGGCGAAACAGAACATCACACTCATGTAGCTAGAGAGAGTATCAAAAATGTGATTGAAATAGCAAGAGAAAGAGAAATACCGCTTGGAATGGCGATTATAACACTTTCTGATACTCTGCAGGGGATAGAAAGATCTGGAGGAAAATTGGGTAACAGGGGTGAAAGTGCCGCCGCTACAATGCTTGAACTTTTAAGACTTAAAGACAAAATAAAGGAACTGTAAGTTGAGTGAACTTTTAATTAAAAATGTTAATATAGTAGATCCAGAGGAAGGACTTAAAGAAAAGTGTGATATTCTTATTGAGAAAGATAGGATAAAGTGTATAGATAGAAATATAGAAAGGGAGGGTGTAGAGGTAATAGAGGCAAATAATTTATATGCAATACCAGGTCTTATTGATGTGCATGCTCATCTGAGAGAACCAGGTTACGAAGATAGTGAGACAATTGAAACAGGGACAAGGGCAGCAAGTAAAGGAGGGTATGTCGCTGTTTTTGCTATGCCTAATACTAATCCATGTATGGATAGGGGAACAGTTATTAAGTATGTGAGGGAAAAGGCAAAGTATTACGATTACTGTGAAGTTTTTCCTGTTGGAGCGATAACAAAAGAAAGAAAGGGAGAAGAACTAGCGAATTTTTATGAGCTGATTGAAGAGGGTGCTATAGCCTTTTCTGATGATGGTGATTATCTTCAGAACAGTAAACTTATGGAAAATGCTTTATATTATTCAAGAGATTTTGATAGACCTATAATACAGCATGCAGAGGATAAGTTTTTATGCGAAGGGGGGGTGGCAAACGAATCTCCCTTTACACTTTCACTAGGACTTAAGGGGAGACCAAGAGAGGGGGAAATTATTGCAATATTAAGAGATATAACACTTTTAAAGAAGACCAAGGGCAAACTCCACATTGCCCACGTGAGCGCAAAAGAAAGTGTAGAAATAATAAGAAATGCAAAGGAAAGTGGTTTAAATTTAACATGTGAAGTAACTCCACATCATCTTATTTTAACCGAGAAACTACTTTCTGATTTTGATTCAAATTTTAAAGTAAATCCTCCACTTAGAGAAGAGGAAGATAGAATAAAACTTATAGAGGGTCTAAAAGAAGGTGTTATTGATATCATTGCTACAGATCATGCTCCGCATAAAATTTTTGATAAAGAGAAAGAGTTTGAGATTTCTCCGCCTGGAATATCAAGCATCGAAGTATCTCTCCCTTTGATTTTGACTTTTTTTTACCATACAAAGATTTTTGAGCTTAAGGATATTGTAAGGTTTATGTCATATAATCCAGCTAGGATTTTTGGTTTAGAAGGCTATGGAAGAATTAAGGAGAACTTTTTTGCTAATATAACGATTATAGATTTAGAAAGAGAGTGGGTTTGTGATCTAGAAAAATTCTATAGTAAAGGTAAAAATACTCCTTATAAGGGTTATAAGTTAAAGGGAAAAGTTCTCTACACGATAAAGAAAGGAAAAATAACCTATAAGGAGGATGACCATGAAGGGTAAGGATTTTTATTATGATTTTTTCAAAAAAATTCTAAATTACCAAAAGGGTGAAGAGATTTTTACTGCATTTTTATACGAAAAAAATGAGATAACGAGGTACTCAAAAAGTAAAATTCATCAGAATACTTCATACGAAAACTTGGAGGTGGCTATAAGTATAAAAGAGAAAGATTACATTGTAACAAGGTTCTTTAGTAACCCCCAATTAGATGATGCTAAGAGCCTAGTAGATAGAACTTATGATATGTTAAAAAATACCTATCCTTCTGATTATCCTGGATATCCCGAGTTTAGTACTTACAAAGAAGTTTTTACTTTTGATGAAGAGACATTTAACGTAAGTGAAAAGGAGAGAGCTTTAGCTGTTTATAGGATTTCAAAGGTTCTTGGAGATTTTGAAGGTTATGGAGTTATTAATACAGGTGGGAGTGAAATTGCACTCTTTTCGTCGAAAGGACTTTCTGCTTATTCAAAAATCTCTGATGCTCATGTTACTATAACTGCTATGAAAAAAGATGCAACAGGGTGGGCTGAGGGGCATTCAAGAAGGTTTTCGCAGGTAGATCTTGAAAGTATTGCTGAGGAGGCAAAATTTAAAGCAGCTAACTCCTTTGATAAGATTCAGGTTGAACCTGGAGAGTATACTGTTTTACTTGAACCAGAGGCAGTTGCAGACATTTTTACATTTGCTTCATACTTAGGTTTTTCTGCTAAAACTTATCAAGAAAAGAGAAATTTCTTGTTTGGCAAATTAGGTCAAAAAGTATTTTCAGATAAGTTAACAGTTTATGAAGATCCCTTCTTTGAGGATGGATTTCCCTTTCCTTTTGATTTTGAGGGCGTCCCAAAAGAAAAGATAGAAATTATTTCTAATGGAGTTTTTAAGAATCTTCTATACGATAGAAAAACAGCTACTCT is a window of Candidatus Hydrothermales bacterium DNA encoding:
- the ribH gene encoding 6,7-dimethyl-8-ribityllumazine synthase yields the protein MPEIFGNLRVNKEDRFCIIVSRFHSHITFEMLRGAKEFLKRCGAEEEQIDVFIVPGSLEIVSAFSFLKDKFPKRYNACLVIGAVIEGETEHHTHVARESIKNVIEIAREREIPLGMAIITLSDTLQGIERSGGKLGNRGESAAATMLELLRLKDKIKEL
- a CDS encoding bifunctional 3,4-dihydroxy-2-butanone-4-phosphate synthase/GTP cyclohydrolase II, whose protein sequence is MKEYKFASIEEALEDIREGKIVIVVDDKDRENEGDMVVAAEKVTPEHINFMATYARGLICLSLTRKRVEELRIPDFGGINTSRMGTPFVAPIDAKKGITTGSSAFDRARTIKVAIDPNTVHEDLAIPGHVHVLRAHDGGVLRRAGHTEAAVDLARLAGLYPAGVLCEIMDDDGTMARLPKLFELAERFNLKVITIEDLIRYRLKRDRLIKRVASVFLPTRFGNFKLYAYQDIVEEDIHLVLVMGEPEGKDNVLVRVHSQCITGDILHSLRCDCGEQLEKALEMIRKEGEGVLVYMRQEGRGIGLLNKLKTYELQEKGLNTVEANEAIGFPPDIRDYGIGAQILLDLNLKKIRLLTNNPSKIVGLQGYGIEIVERVPIEVEPNENNREYLKIKKEKMGHFLEKIQKEGIKL
- a CDS encoding dihydroorotase; protein product: MSELLIKNVNIVDPEEGLKEKCDILIEKDRIKCIDRNIEREGVEVIEANNLYAIPGLIDVHAHLREPGYEDSETIETGTRAASKGGYVAVFAMPNTNPCMDRGTVIKYVREKAKYYDYCEVFPVGAITKERKGEELANFYELIEEGAIAFSDDGDYLQNSKLMENALYYSRDFDRPIIQHAEDKFLCEGGVANESPFTLSLGLKGRPREGEIIAILRDITLLKKTKGKLHIAHVSAKESVEIIRNAKESGLNLTCEVTPHHLILTEKLLSDFDSNFKVNPPLREEEDRIKLIEGLKEGVIDIIATDHAPHKIFDKEKEFEISPPGISSIEVSLPLILTFFYHTKIFELKDIVRFMSYNPARIFGLEGYGRIKENFFANITIIDLEREWVCDLEKFYSKGKNTPYKGYKLKGKVLYTIKKGKITYKEDDHEG
- a CDS encoding TldD/PmbA family protein, with translation MKGKDFYYDFFKKILNYQKGEEIFTAFLYEKNEITRYSKSKIHQNTSYENLEVAISIKEKDYIVTRFFSNPQLDDAKSLVDRTYDMLKNTYPSDYPGYPEFSTYKEVFTFDEETFNVSEKERALAVYRISKVLGDFEGYGVINTGGSEIALFSSKGLSAYSKISDAHVTITAMKKDATGWAEGHSRRFSQVDLESIAEEAKFKAANSFDKIQVEPGEYTVLLEPEAVADIFTFASYLGFSAKTYQEKRNFLFGKLGQKVFSDKLTVYEDPFFEDGFPFPFDFEGVPKEKIEIISNGVFKNLLYDRKTATLENKKSTGNAAGFPPSTFPLPFNLVISPGDKSKEEILSEIDYGIYVSRFHYTNVVDVTSFSVTGMTRDGTFLIEKGKITKAIKNLRFTDSFLRVLSSDIEISKERKLIAESSPYGFRFSTGVYAPYILCSLRFTSLTYF